Genomic DNA from Mangifera indica cultivar Alphonso unplaced genomic scaffold, CATAS_Mindica_2.1 Un_0054, whole genome shotgun sequence:
GCTTCAGCCACCCCTCCACTAATTTTCTATCCTTCAAAATCCAACAGCAATGAAACAACTTTCACTACAAACATCTAGAAAGCCAACCAATTCCACTGTTTAACAATAAACCCAATTAAgaggttaaaaaaaaacatttcacataaaatttttaagtcaGAATTTTGATTAAACCATGAGAAAGCGTTCTCCTTTTCATTCATAGCCCttaatataacaaaacaaaacacacaaCAACAATAATACGAACAAGAAAAACTAACTAGGCTGCGAGAAAAGCATACAAAACAACACAAACATAAATCAGTAACCCCAAAGGGACCAAGATCACGAGCGGCACAACCGCAGCAAAAGTATGCCCAGTTCCCTTCCCACACGAGAGCGTCCCAAGTTTGACTTGAGCAACATTAACCAACGCCAACATCAAACAAATACACCCAGAAACTGACCCAACACCCGAAACCAGCATCCCGACCCGAACCAAACCCCTGTTGACCTGAGCCTCGAAATCCGAATCAAAACGTGATTCGTTGACCCGTCGGATGGCTTGCTTCAGACTCAACGCAATGATGCTAGAAAACAAGAAGGAACTGAAGGAGTACACGTGGAAGGAGATCATGTTCTCGGCGATGTTTGAACCGGCCCGGCATGCCTCATTGGTAATGAGGGCGTTGGTGGGGTCCCTCGGGTTCCACGCCAGCCCGACGAAAACGGCTAGAGTGAAGAGGGAATTAACATTGATGAGGCCGTCTAAGGCCGTTATGTGGATGCTCGTCGTCATTGAAACGGCGGCGTATGGAGATCAAAGGAGGATCTAAAATCTGAGCAGCTTGGTTTCTTTCGGGGAGAAATGAGGGAGGACGGAAAGAACAATGGGAAAGCAGTAAGTAACCTTTATTTGTTCCAGAGTGAAGGTCACGCATTTTCGCGTTGAAGACCTGAAAAGTAACAATATCATGTAACGTTACTAAATCatgatattgatttttaatttgaataatgtttcattaattatttaaattatttgaaataaaatattattacatcttattcccacccaaaacttgactttatttaaaaaaaaaaatactacgATCAAATAATATAGTTAAttcttttcttaaattaaaaataataataattttgcacTATCATGAGTTTTAATTAACTTGTGAAATTAGgaattcacttttatttttttatttgtgtaaagaactttgaaataaaaatatggtggagaagaataaaacttttttaattataataatattctctCTTAAAGTAGAAGACGAGgctgaaaaaaaatatatatatatatataattttttatataatttaaatatataaattatgtattattatatgttaaataattttaaattaaaaataaaataatatttaatcatataataatacatattttccAAATGATTTCTTTGTAAgagtaataagaaaaaataataaacatgagaaataattatatatttatatttttttactgttgataataacaatattatattcaCTTGAATAACTTGTGTCTTCATTTAAAAGACTAATATTTAGAGGGTTTTCGATTAAGAATACAAaagttattttgataatctattttttattattaataataatatgatatataatatataagataatttaCTTACCAtctttatattaagtattaaaaaattattaaagtaattttaattttattacagttatatttttatttataaatctttaaaataaaaatattaccattttcaattaaaataacaagaaatataaaaaataacttaaaataattataatcacaatatttaaataaaataataatttaatttttttattacattcaactaaatacaataattatttatttctacttattaaaaaataattatttatattcaatattattttagttaattaatctttgtaataatattttttataataaaaaattaatagaggtaattataaatttagttcTACAGTTCATTCcattttattaaagtttaaaaaatccaataatATTGAGTTTATATGATTATGAATAGAgtattgagtaatattatgtacataatttttatacataactttatacataaataataatatgtcactatgtaattgaatagctgaaaattaaagataaaacaaaactcaatcacatgatggtACATCATTGTTTGTACGTAAAATTGTGCACATGATTTTATTGTCTCAATAATCACATTGAAATGATTGGCAAACTAGATATTTCAAACTCATGAACATCAGTAATTGTCACAAGAAAATGGCCGCTACCATCAACAATCCTAGTTTAAATCACAATATATATTCATCCTGGTTCATAAGTTTTGATTTTGGCACAACTTCGACCCTTTCTGGGTGGCTGATGATGAATTTTGTTGATGCAACAAACCTTGAGAACCATTTGTTGTAAGTGAACAAATCTTTGCTTTTGTGTCAGCAGCACCAAGATAATTTGTCAACACTCTCCTCACCCCAAAACCGCGGTTAGCCttgttgttgctgctgctgctgagGCGACAAGGAGTTCTCCCCCCTTTTGCAGGACTAATTAGAGGTGCAGGTGAAAAGCTTGATGTGCTACTGCTAAATGTTGCTTTATGTGGAGTGCCTGAGACAGGCACACTACTGGAGGGGACTGTAACTTTCTTATTAGAAATTACACTGGCTGTTGTCACTGATGACACCTTATCCGAATTTTTAGTCAAGTCATCGACATATATTAAATCATCGATCCGGGCGACAATGTTGAATGCCAGACTCTCCAGAACTCTTGAATAGCTCTCGAGAATGGATTTCCCAACATCCTGAAAAGTTCAAAATCAAGAAGTTCATATATAGTCGAGGGAACAAAGGAGTCTTTAGAGAAAGGAATTTGAACCTTGTTGCAGTGAATCTTGCTGGTGTCCAATGTAGTTTGTGTTAGACTAGGAAACCGCTGTTTCAAGCAACGCAAGAGACTTTCAGATCTTTCTGCAAGCAACTCCCTCTTATCTCCATCGTTCATGAAGTCCTTCACCATCTCCCATGATGATTTTGCAGTGGAATGGTTTGGATAAAGCGGGGACTTCGAGTGAGTTCTTCCACGCCACACATATATTGATGATTCCACACGGTTCGCAATCTCAAGAGCCACATGCTCTGAAGACAGATCAAGGCAATCTAGCAGGCAGTCAGCAGAGAATTGATCTGATGTAACGTACCGGTATATAACCTCCCCTAAACAGGCTTTCCCATTCTGAgaacaaacaaatgaaaaaaatcactTTGCATAAAGTAATACTATTGAATGCCATTGCAACTTTCAGGATTTTCAAACCTTTGGTAGAGATTCTAAGTATGACTCAGGCATTTCCATTTCTGCTACGGTAATATTATTGATGGCCATTGCAGCTTTCAGGATCTGAGTTGTGCATTCGCGCGTGTGATGcagttgttttcttgaattttcaGAGAGGCCACCAGGCGGTACTCGGGGCACAGGAAGCCACCATTTCTCTTCTTGCCTCTGAATTTTTTCGTGAAAAGAAGCTGATCCATCTGCTTCTGAGGCTATAATCCCTTGATCAACATACCAAAATTCGGTATCCACAAAACTATCCAAGATTTCCTGTCACGGAATAAACCAGGTGGTAACTTGAAAATGGGCTATTAAACTTAGAACATAGAGCACATGAAACAATGAATGCGAAATCTTACAAGAAGCATGCTGTCTAGTTTCTTGAGAGCTGGGAGATTGATGAAAAGATCTGATCTAGGCCTGCAAGTCATAACCTATGAATTTTAAAACAACCCATTTAGTTCAAAATgcaataataaattcaaatagtcAAAAGCAGAAGGATCAAAAGTTCTGCTTTTTCCCGAGATTTCAAGAATTTTCAGAAAAGGAAACAGAAAGGCCTAAGATTTTCCCATTACCTCAAGCTTACTTCCATCTGGAAATGTTTGCCAAGATGGGATCAATTCCACAATGTGATCACCAACACAAAGAAGCAGTTCCATTTCTCTTTTCCACATTGATTTCTTTTCAGAAGGTAATGGCTCTAATCTCCATAATTGTCCAAATATAGAAGCTAAAAATCATACCAAAACATAGTAAAacacacccaaaaaaaaaagaaggaaaaaaatgaaatgtaaTTGAGAGAAATCTGCACATAAAGAAGAGAGCAAACCACATAGATTGGTAATGGAATTAGATATGGCCAAAGCTGTGCAAACACCTTTACCAGAACCTGACATGTCTTCTCCAAGCAACAATTTTGCAAACCTTTCCTTCATCATATCCATATCTATTCCAATTcaacaagtaaaataaaaacaattagattaccaaaaaaagaaaaaacataatctgataaaaaataaataaatgttatttagtaACTCTTTTTGGTTACGAGTAACTTTAAACatcgaaaattttgaattgtttaCAGTATGTTATTTAGAAACATACTGTATTTGTTTCTGAAACTCTGATACACcattcaaattctaaatttgaaattctGCTCTTTCTGTAACCAAATAGAAACACCTCACCTGATCCAAAAGTTGTATGACTTTAATCAAAAGAAACAAAGTTTAAACTCAGAAAaagaaactttttcttttcccacaatgttttctcagcaaccaaataTACCCAAAAGCCAAAAAGCCAACCTGAAATAAGAGAGCCCGGTTTCTTAAACGTTAAATCATCAAAATGGATCTTCTCTGGACGTCCCATTTCATCAGAAACCAAACTGTTTTTTGACACTCCAGCTTTCCTGATAGGCCAACCCAAAAGAGAGGGTGAACAAGACTCCCTTTTTTTCACTTCCTCGGATGAGTCTTCAGAGCTGGAACAGCTTGAACTACTACTCTCTCTTGACTCGGTCCCCGACTCAGTGGTAGTAGTAGTCATTGTCTTACTACCATCATTGCCACTCTTCTTCACTAAACTTCCCATTCTTtcccaaaaaggaaaaaatttgaaatacagGTCAAGGAAAATATATCTGAATTGAAAAGTGTCTTGTTCTGTGAatgttgaaatttgatttttgattttgaaGATTGAAATGAACAGAAAGTTTTAAGAATCATATGACATGTTCAGTCTCCCTTTCACTTTCAGTAGCAGAGTAGAAAATACGTTCGCTCAAATTATTTATAGAAGGCCAGAGGACTTACTCCCACCCGCGgattctatttttctttcaaccattttaaattaattatttaattattaatatttaaaaaaattaaattttttttattttaaactttacaaattaattattttttaaattaaattttaaaaaataatattttgttccaaaggtttatttttcattcttcaaTTGATCTCTATGATACTTTTTGTAATAATATCtctttttcaaacattttttctcctttcaaagggttttttttaataaatatatatttatttatatatttaaaattaatatatataatattattcttataataaatacaaaacaaagGTAAATTTAGTTTAGCCCcacaaactattaaaaaaaatctcaaaataaaatgataacaaaataaaattatgtttataattttatgtacaaataatgatgtattattatttgattgaatattattttatttttaatttttaattatctaattatataataatatatcattatttatatataaaaattataccttTAACAGAGTAAAAAATTATACCTGCCAAGGTAAAACGTTTACAGTGGAAATCTTCGAAACAGGATTAAATTCCAGAGTCAAAATTTTACGCATGTATTTGACTGCTTTTATTTAAAAGTGGTTTAATGTCGTCAATGATGAATATTATTTCGGCCCaatcaaaaaatattaattattccaTTATCTAGAACTtatcatcaaattaattaaGGAAAATAAGTATAGATTGGCGGCcacaaattttacatttaattgattttatttatttaatgaataaattgtattatattatttttaaaagccTTATATTTGTCCGTAACGGGTTGTCGTTTCGGATAGTGGTAAATATTGGAGGACAGGTAAAGGGTAATATAGTCAAATGGTCTGCTAATTTGAATGGTAAAGTAGCCGTTTGGTCAGAATATTGATGTGGCTATATGCACTTTCTCTCccgaattttgaaaaatgaccttttttacttttaagtttagaaagttaattttttaccCATCTGTCAAGATCGATATTAAAACCGTCAaaggatttttatcaacttttttaatatataataggaTAATAGACTTTTGAAActtcaaagatgaaaatttattgtttcacgaaatcttaggtggaaaataatcctttggcctattaattTAGGGAATTCTAATATGAACCGGGGCACAAAAGatgatttttttccttcaatatttgaattatgatctaaaatgtatctatcctctaatcatatattatagAACCTTTCCTTCTCCGAAATTATACCCTTTATAGAAACTTTTTCGTTCATAATTTCGGTCAGAAATAATAATCTTTACATGTAAGATAATTTTCTTACATGCAAGACTCACAGAGAAGACATGATAATTGCCCATTATCTTCTATAATGTCTCTTTGAACAACATTTATTGGTTTATCCAATTGCCACCCTATAGTTTGtagtgaaaatttttcttctcgCAAAACTAAATAAGCGTTTGATAAAAGTGGAATTATTCAATAAATGTTCAAAACTCAAGATAAAAGTGTTTTTTATGGCTATAAGGAAAGGTAGAACAACTATCTCTCaccctttttctttaatatcaatttttagccttccaacttttaaaactaattaatcaatttttaaccTTCCAactcatatatttgtttttttttagtGTGTCTAcccataaattaattaatttcaaaaaagaacttgataaaaggtttaaaaatatcatttttaaagcTTGAGGATTAAATATTAGACGGGTAAAATGTGGGTGGGATATAGTGGTTCTACtccataaaagagaaaaatactcCTTCACTTTCTGTGTAAGCAGGGTGGTCACTTTTCCAATGAAAAAGAATCTTTATCTTCACACCCCGcctattcaattcaattttgtgataaatttaaatcgattttaaattgattaaaaatatttatgaaaggTATTcgatgaaataaataatattatcgatacaataaaaaatatcactaataaaatgagtaatattatcataaaataattcagactagatttaatctaaattattaaacagaaattttaacataagtttGGTTTTGATTGAGTggaatatcaattcaaattaatcaagCTTGAATCAAGTCCATCCATAAAGGCTAAATACTTTAACTACTATAGACTTATTAGCACCTTTTATGTAATGATCCGTAAAATGGTTTGAACACACTTGACCGCCTTATTCACCAACAcctcataaattaattatgattatgaatGAGACACCCATAAATTTTTGCATTATGACACATGGAGGgacttcaaattcaaacttcaaaACTACAAATGGGGCAATCTTTTTTATTCTCAAAGCTGATCTCAGGCATCTTGAGGCTAATTTCAGGACGTTTTAAAGCCTCAAGCTACCGCTTTGTCGATGCCCAAGAAGAGTTATTGGCAACAGATGAAGGAAAATGACCTCTTTTGGGTGTTTTTGAActcaaaaaaatttgttatcttCGCAGCACGCACGCACGCAAGGTTTGAACTCAATAGGCCATTTATGAATCACGGGCAACTTTTGATTCATTATGACAAGTGTCAGGGTTTTTGGACCACTCTAGCTCATCCATTTGAATAGTAATAGGCCGGGCTAATTGCATAGATTGCTTCAAAGCCCACTAGTTAGGCCCGTCTCTTTCCGGCCCAAATCAGAGCCTATTTAGTATGTATTTATATGGGCACcgataatatatacaaataaagatGCTGTAATGCAGGATGCTTTTTGGCAGCCTCCAACTGCCGGGACAAATCCCTGAATAAATGAATGATGTCTATGGTTAGGTATATAATCAATCTTTCAAGTGCATAAATCTGATCTAAAAGTGATCCATTCCCTGAATCGAGTTAGGCTGTCAATTGCAGACATCTGTGAACTCGTCCATTAAAAGAAATTGCTTTTATAGAATTTGTGAGTGGTGATGGGTAAGGATGCAAATGAGTCGAGACAAGTCGAACagtgtttgatttaaatttgattcgattatTTTAAGGAAAGTTCAAATTAACTGAGTTGACAGTATCTTATCTTGAGTTCAAATTCGAGATAAGAATAAATGGTTTGAGTTCagtatgaaaaattaatttaaacctcgtaacttttatatatattaattaatcgtttattttttaagttaagaaacaaaattttaaaaatattaatacaatatttaaaattattaaatatttattaatattttatttgaatcaagttaaaaACTCATGAATTCATTGACCtaatcaacattaaataaaagtttgatttgatttattcgAGATAAACTTGATTCAAGATGAGCTGCAAAGCTACTCACAATCGGCTTAACTTATTTGCATCCCTTCCCTGCTACATGTGCTATGGAAGACTTGACTTAAGACAAGCTGAGCTTAACTTGTTTGCGCCTTTTTCTAGTCAGAAATGGTATGGGCTTAGACATGGAATATGTACGAAGTGAAGGTGTAAAGCTATGGTGGAAGACAAAACACATTCCCAAGAATCTCCCAAAACAAGGCTCCCACACccttttattattcttattatttccATAGAACAATGAGACATGTCTCTCCATACATCCACCCCATTACTTGGTCGTCTGTAAGTGTGACTGACTGCATTAAG
This window encodes:
- the LOC123206949 gene encoding rop guanine nucleotide exchange factor 5-like is translated as MGSLVKKSGNDGSKTMTTTTTESGTESRESSSSSCSSSEDSSEEVKKRESCSPSLLGWPIRKAGVSKNSLVSDEMGRPEKIHFDDLTFKKPGSLISDMDMMKERFAKLLLGEDMSGSGKGVCTALAISNSITNLCASIFGQLWRLEPLPSEKKSMWKREMELLLCVGDHIVELIPSWQTFPDGSKLEVMTCRPRSDLFINLPALKKLDSMLLEILDSFVDTEFWYVDQGIIASEADGSASFHEKIQRQEEKWWLPVPRVPPGGLSENSRKQLHHTRECTTQILKAAMAINNITVAEMEMPESYLESLPKNGKACLGEVIYRYVTSDQFSADCLLDCLDLSSEHVALEIANRVESSIYVWRGRTHSKSPLYPNHSTAKSSWEMVKDFMNDGDKRELLAERSESLLRCLKQRFPSLTQTTLDTSKIHCNKDVGKSILESYSRVLESLAFNIVARIDDLIYVDDLTKNSDKVSSVTTASVISNKKVTVPSSSVPVSGTPHKATFSSSTSSFSPAPLISPAKGGRTPCRLSSSSNNKANRGFGVRRVLTNYLGAADTKAKICSLTTNGSQGLLHQQNSSSATQKGSKLCQNQNL
- the LOC123206928 gene encoding uncharacterized protein LOC123206928; translation: MTTSIHITALDGLINVNSLFTLAVFVGLAWNPRDPTNALITNEACRAGSNIAENMISFHVYSFSSFLFSSIIALSLKQAIRRVNESRFDSDFEAQVNRGLVRVGMLVSGVGSVSGCICLMLALVNVAQVKLGTLSCGKGTGHTFAAVVPLVILVPLGLLIYVCVVLYAFLAA